One genomic window of Clostridioides sp. ES-S-0054-01 includes the following:
- a CDS encoding S8 family serine peptidase, whose amino-acid sequence MENVCDMNNKVKVAVLDTGIDKNHDYLKDNLVGGIAFECIHDYIFISDKFDDEDGHGTACASIIKKEYEDVELFVIKVLGKDGITNIKVLEEALRYLLDTNIRLINLSLSVIGVESVKGLFEVCYELFRKGKIIVCSLANDFDLSYPAMFNNVIGVRGFTLDVDDSFWYNKKYDVQCVMDSNSYISCDINNSYRLPPKCNSYLSAKLTGKIAKILSEKPDTTISDLNDKLESLATRNHWNSCDFDEYSGILNFKLDLYDKDNALLMRVADVVRDCLNIEDDDKKLFQCSLFNKEIGLVYDNCFNLLKKLEHRFDIKFNYMDISKYDLVSIYTLTGLVERYKSKNL is encoded by the coding sequence ATGGAGAATGTATGTGATATGAATAATAAAGTTAAGGTTGCAGTATTAGATACAGGAATAGATAAAAATCATGATTACTTAAAAGATAACTTAGTTGGAGGAATTGCTTTTGAATGTATACATGATTATATCTTTATATCAGATAAATTTGATGATGAAGATGGTCATGGAACTGCTTGTGCATCAATAATAAAGAAGGAGTATGAAGATGTAGAGTTGTTTGTAATAAAAGTTTTAGGAAAAGATGGTATTACAAATATAAAAGTTCTTGAAGAAGCATTGAGATATCTTTTAGACACTAACATAAGATTAATTAATTTAAGTTTATCAGTAATAGGCGTAGAAAGTGTCAAGGGATTATTTGAAGTTTGCTATGAATTATTTAGAAAAGGAAAAATAATAGTATGTTCACTAGCTAATGACTTTGACTTAAGTTATCCAGCTATGTTTAACAATGTTATAGGAGTGAGGGGATTTACTTTAGATGTAGATGATTCATTTTGGTACAATAAAAAATATGATGTTCAATGTGTTATGGATAGCAATTCGTATATAAGTTGTGATATAAATAATTCCTATAGATTGCCACCAAAATGTAATAGTTATTTGTCAGCAAAGCTTACTGGTAAAATAGCTAAGATACTATCAGAAAAACCAGACACAACAATATCTGATTTAAATGATAAGCTTGAATCATTAGCAACTAGAAATCATTGGAATAGTTGTGATTTTGATGAATATAGTGGAATTCTAAACTTTAAATTGGATTTGTATGACAAAGATAATGCCCTTCTTATGAGAGTCGCTGATGTTGTTAGGGATTGTCTAAATATTGAAGATGATGATAAGAAATTATTTCAATGTAGCCTTTTTAATAAGGAGATAGGTCTAGTTTATGATAATTGTTTTAATCTGTTGAAAAAACTAGAACATAGATTTGACATAAAGTTTAATTATATGGACATTTCAAAATATGACTTAGTTTCGATATATACACTAACTGGATTAGTGGAAAGGTATAAAAGTAAAAACTTATAA
- a CDS encoding TIGR03905 family TSCPD domain-containing protein, with amino-acid sequence MKVTFNPSGVCCREMIFEVDENNVIVDAEFIGGCNGNLSGLRSLIIGQNALEVADKLNGIDCGGKGTSCPDQLSKAIRQSI; translated from the coding sequence ATGAAAGTAACATTTAATCCAAGTGGTGTCTGTTGTAGAGAAATGATTTTTGAAGTTGATGAAAATAATGTGATTGTTGATGCTGAATTTATAGGGGGATGTAATGGTAATTTGTCAGGACTTAGAAGCTTAATAATTGGTCAAAATGCTCTTGAAGTTGCTGATAAATTAAATGGTATTGACTGTGGTGGAAAAGGTACTTCTTGCCCAGACCAGTTATCTAAAGCAATCCGTCAATCTATATAA
- a CDS encoding YncE family protein yields MKIYISNYLSKSISIVDYSTLELEKEIVLEDNIYPHHFCIEKEKNLIYIPSSSNGILYVLDLSNDKIIDTVSIGGSLSQVVLSDNELFVANEDSNSIYVLDKNTLNPIGIIGVDNMPHGFDFDRESKKLYVPCINSIVCIDTINKNIQKKINMDFRAWHIELDKQKKEMYISTLDGKLIIVDELSMDIKKVLYEFLLPVEIRFNYSGKKVYVADLGYNNVRILDYTTSRYIGNIEINGIPQGLEISKDEKLLFVSDTQENSVKVYETANNKLIKEIKVGKEPTTIVCL; encoded by the coding sequence ATGAAAATCTATATTTCTAACTATCTATCAAAGAGCATTAGCATAGTTGATTATTCTACACTTGAGCTAGAAAAAGAAATAGTATTAGAAGATAATATATATCCACACCATTTTTGCATAGAAAAAGAAAAAAATTTAATATACATACCTAGTTCAAGTAATGGGATACTCTATGTCTTAGATTTAAGTAATGATAAAATAATCGATACTGTTTCTATAGGAGGAAGTCTTAGTCAAGTTGTACTTAGCGATAATGAATTATTTGTAGCAAATGAAGACTCTAATAGTATATATGTACTAGATAAAAACACATTAAATCCAATAGGAATTATTGGTGTTGATAACATGCCACATGGATTTGACTTTGATAGAGAAAGTAAAAAGTTATATGTACCGTGTATAAATTCGATAGTATGTATAGATACAATTAATAAAAATATACAAAAGAAAATAAATATGGACTTTAGAGCATGGCATATAGAACTTGATAAACAAAAGAAAGAAATGTATATATCAACACTTGATGGAAAGCTTATAATAGTTGATGAATTAAGCATGGATATAAAAAAGGTATTATATGAATTCTTATTACCAGTAGAAATAAGATTTAATTATAGTGGCAAAAAAGTTTATGTTGCTGATTTGGGCTATAATAATGTGAGAATTTTAGATTATACAACAAGTAGATACATTGGAAATATTGAGATAAATGGAATTCCTCAGGGATTAGAAATATCTAAAGATGAAAAATTATTATTTGTATCAGATACACAAGAAAATTCAGTGAAAGTTTATGAAACTGCAAATAACAAATTAATAAAAGAAATCAAGGTAGGAAAAGAGCCTACAACTATAGTTTGTTTGTAG
- a CDS encoding DUF4364 family protein produces the protein MFENSSEELAYHKLLILYILEKIKMDLTNSQITQVVLETEMMNYFSLQQLLSQLMESKFLTTYKDSDREYYALTQRGVESLEYFFNRIPTSVTEKIDKYIDSNKENLLADTQVKSSFVKQSDNEFIVNLRVIENQSNLIDLNLNVSSEKQAKLICNNWKNNASYMYAEVIDLLIRDIH, from the coding sequence ATGTTTGAAAACTCGTCTGAAGAATTAGCGTATCACAAACTTTTAATTTTATATATATTAGAAAAAATTAAAATGGATTTAACTAATTCTCAAATAACTCAAGTAGTATTAGAGACTGAAATGATGAACTATTTTTCATTACAACAGCTTTTATCTCAGCTTATGGAATCTAAGTTTTTGACTACATATAAAGACTCTGACAGAGAATATTATGCTCTTACTCAAAGAGGCGTAGAAAGTCTAGAATACTTCTTTAATCGAATACCTACTAGTGTTACTGAAAAAATAGACAAGTATATAGATTCTAACAAAGAAAATTTACTAGCAGATACTCAAGTAAAGTCTAGTTTCGTAAAACAAAGTGATAATGAATTTATTGTCAACCTTAGAGTCATAGAAAATCAGTCTAACTTAATAGATTTAAATCTAAATGTTTCATCAGAGAAACAAGCAAAGCTTATTTGCAATAACTGGAAAAATAATGCATCTTATATGTATGCCGAAGTTATCGACTTGCTTATAAGAGACATACATTAA
- the prdC gene encoding proline reductase-associated electron transfer protein PrdC, which yields MNKLYSILLKQHVGGSDKPVVSVGDVVKKGTLIAEPTGLGANIYASVSGKISEINDQAIVIEADEVQEDTFEPLKGEGILDLIKEAGIVGMGGAGFPTHVKLNIDLNGGTILANAAECEPLLAHNIKEIEERPEIVYQGIKYAMEVTNAGKGMLAIKSKHPKAIEAFKKVIKPGDNIEVAELVDMYPMGEERAIVRDVLGKLLEPTQLPSEANAVVINVETLTRIVEAVEQKRPVISKNITVVGQLNSGKESIVFEDVPIGTTVGELIERAGGIKGEYGEIILGGPFTGKATTLDTPITKTSGGIIVTMPFVNEKRKMGLLVCACGPNEERMRDIATKMGVTDIVSVQKCKQAQEIKGALKCENPGHCPGQAQKCIEFKKAGAEVILIGNCTDCSNTVMGSAPKLKLGVYHITDHVMRTVNHPLIRRIKGDVRLKIK from the coding sequence TTGAACAAACTATATTCTATTTTATTAAAACAACACGTTGGTGGTTCAGATAAACCAGTAGTAAGTGTTGGAGATGTAGTAAAAAAAGGAACTCTAATTGCAGAACCAACTGGATTAGGGGCAAATATTTATGCCAGTGTTAGTGGAAAAATAAGTGAAATAAATGACCAAGCTATAGTAATTGAAGCTGATGAAGTACAAGAAGATACTTTTGAACCATTAAAAGGAGAAGGTATACTTGACTTAATTAAAGAAGCTGGAATCGTAGGAATGGGTGGAGCAGGATTCCCTACTCATGTAAAATTAAACATAGATTTAAATGGTGGAACAATATTAGCAAATGCAGCTGAATGTGAACCTTTATTAGCTCATAATATAAAAGAAATAGAAGAAAGACCAGAAATAGTTTATCAAGGTATAAAATATGCTATGGAAGTTACTAATGCTGGAAAAGGTATGCTAGCAATAAAAAGCAAACATCCAAAAGCAATAGAAGCTTTCAAAAAAGTAATAAAGCCAGGAGACAACATAGAAGTTGCAGAACTAGTTGATATGTACCCAATGGGAGAAGAGAGAGCAATAGTAAGAGACGTTCTAGGAAAATTACTTGAGCCAACTCAATTACCTTCAGAGGCTAATGCAGTAGTAATAAATGTAGAAACATTAACTAGAATAGTAGAGGCTGTTGAGCAAAAAAGACCAGTTATATCTAAAAATATAACTGTAGTTGGTCAATTAAACAGTGGAAAAGAATCTATAGTATTTGAAGATGTGCCAATTGGAACTACTGTTGGAGAATTAATTGAAAGAGCGGGTGGAATAAAAGGTGAATATGGTGAGATAATCTTAGGAGGACCTTTCACTGGTAAAGCTACTACTTTAGATACTCCAATAACTAAAACTAGTGGTGGTATAATAGTTACTATGCCATTTGTTAATGAAAAGAGAAAAATGGGTCTTTTAGTCTGTGCATGTGGACCTAACGAAGAGAGAATGAGAGACATAGCAACTAAAATGGGTGTTACTGATATAGTATCAGTTCAAAAATGTAAACAAGCTCAAGAAATTAAAGGTGCATTAAAATGCGAAAATCCAGGACACTGTCCAGGACAAGCTCAAAAATGTATAGAGTTTAAGAAAGCTGGAGCAGAAGTTATATTAATAGGAAACTGTACTGACTGTAGTAATACAGTAATGGGATCTGCACCAAAATTAAAATTAGGTGTATATCATATTACTGACCATGTAATGAGAACAGTTAATCACCCATTAATAAGAAGAATAAAAGGTGACGTAAGATTAAAAATAAAATAA
- the prdR gene encoding sigma-54 dependent transcriptional regulator PrdR, which translates to MFSIPEVKKVEEVMDTKFTTIDEDTRIEDAIKEMIKSNTKTLMVIDSSGELKGIISMTDIHNLYEMHKKYEGQPVKLIMKKDVIYVSEGLTLDECRDIMILKNIGILPVLRNNKIIGVLKQEHIRDYLYMHLEDYGLTLKYIIGQIKEGICAINNEGVVILWNKFMEERYDIKSEDIVGRPMNEFLENTISEKVLNSKVGMSDLYFTDKKENMYALVHANPIFYKEEFIGVVCTEVDVTEAKILALELEKVNDTLKYLKNEVKNLSKGSFDKILGKSYKLEKSKAIAKQVSRTNSSIFIWGESGTGKEVFARAIHDYSERKGQFIPVNCSAIPNELFESEFFGYESGAFTGASKKGRIGIFELAKDGTVFLDEIADLPLSMQAKLLRVLQEKEIRRVGGDTTIKINPRIISATNKDLGKMVKAEKFREDLYYRLNVVEIKIPPLRERKEDIGLLVHSFLEEICKQNNKPVLKISKDVIDIFQNYRWKGNIRELKNTIENIVVLSQNSKIDVDDVPSYMIESTNNSAEEEEYPLDLTKATQKIEIKNITKALKMSNGNKAKAAKILNIPRTTLYYKIDQYKIDVSKI; encoded by the coding sequence ATGTTTTCGATACCAGAAGTAAAAAAAGTAGAAGAAGTAATGGATACAAAATTTACAACTATAGACGAAGACACAAGAATTGAAGATGCAATAAAAGAAATGATAAAAAGCAATACAAAAACTCTAATGGTAATAGATTCATCTGGTGAATTAAAAGGTATTATATCTATGACAGATATACATAATCTTTATGAGATGCATAAAAAGTATGAAGGCCAGCCAGTAAAACTTATAATGAAAAAGGATGTAATATATGTCAGCGAAGGTTTAACCTTAGATGAGTGTAGAGATATAATGATATTGAAAAATATAGGAATTCTTCCTGTTCTTAGAAACAATAAAATTATTGGTGTCTTAAAACAAGAACATATTAGAGATTATCTATATATGCACTTAGAAGACTATGGATTGACTTTGAAATATATTATAGGTCAAATTAAAGAAGGAATTTGTGCTATAAATAACGAAGGTGTTGTTATCTTGTGGAATAAGTTTATGGAGGAAAGGTATGATATAAAGTCTGAAGACATCGTTGGACGACCTATGAATGAATTTTTGGAAAATACTATTTCAGAAAAAGTGCTAAATAGCAAAGTTGGAATGAGTGACTTGTATTTTACGGATAAAAAAGAAAATATGTATGCGTTAGTCCATGCAAATCCTATATTTTATAAGGAAGAATTTATTGGTGTTGTATGTACAGAAGTTGATGTTACAGAAGCTAAGATACTAGCTCTTGAGCTTGAAAAAGTAAATGATACATTAAAATATCTAAAGAACGAAGTTAAGAATTTATCTAAAGGTAGTTTTGACAAGATTTTAGGTAAAAGCTATAAATTAGAAAAATCGAAAGCGATTGCAAAACAAGTATCTAGAACAAATAGTAGTATATTTATCTGGGGTGAAAGTGGTACAGGTAAAGAAGTATTTGCAAGAGCTATTCATGATTATAGTGAGAGAAAAGGTCAATTTATACCTGTTAACTGTAGCGCCATACCAAATGAGTTATTTGAAAGTGAGTTTTTTGGGTATGAATCAGGTGCATTTACTGGAGCAAGTAAAAAAGGTCGAATAGGTATATTTGAACTTGCAAAAGATGGAACTGTATTTTTAGATGAAATTGCTGATTTACCTCTTAGCATGCAGGCTAAATTGCTTAGAGTATTACAAGAAAAAGAAATAAGAAGAGTTGGTGGAGATACTACAATAAAAATAAATCCTAGGATAATATCAGCGACCAATAAAGATTTAGGGAAAATGGTAAAGGCAGAAAAATTTAGAGAAGATTTATACTATAGATTAAATGTTGTGGAGATAAAGATTCCTCCACTTAGAGAGAGAAAAGAGGATATAGGATTATTGGTTCATAGCTTTTTAGAAGAGATATGCAAACAAAATAATAAACCTGTTCTTAAAATTAGCAAAGATGTAATAGATATATTTCAAAATTATAGATGGAAAGGTAATATTAGAGAATTAAAAAATACAATTGAAAATATTGTTGTATTGTCCCAAAATTCTAAAATAGATGTGGACGATGTACCAAGTTATATGATAGAGTCTACAAATAATAGTGCTGAAGAAGAAGAGTATCCTTTAGATTTGACTAAAGCAACTCAAAAAATTGAGATAAAGAATATAACGAAGGCACTTAAAATGTCTAATGGGAATAAGGCTAAAGCAGCTAAGATATTAAATATACCAAGAACAACATTATATTATAAGATAGACCAATACAAGATAGATGTGTCTAAAATATGA
- a CDS encoding polysaccharide deacetylase family protein — translation MKREVKRTKALIYSVLFFSLLLVLIFVFVYGIKYVCSKSDNSKMPIYKVDTNEKKIALSFDVAWGTDNMDDILKILDKHNVKATFFLVGSWVDDNEEIVKAIDEKGHEIGNHSNTHANLKEISKEDITKEIETTSEKIYNITGKKTTLFRPPFGDVNNKAMDICSDLGYKVIKWDVDSIDWKELGPNHVIEKVIKESEPGSIVLFHANINDVDNYLDTIISRLKKDGYSLVKMSDLLYKDNYIVDSKGVQKLKN, via the coding sequence ATGAAAAGAGAAGTTAAAAGAACTAAAGCTTTGATATATAGTGTTTTATTTTTTTCATTATTATTAGTATTGATATTTGTTTTTGTTTATGGGATAAAATACGTATGCTCTAAATCTGATAATTCAAAAATGCCTATATATAAAGTTGATACAAATGAGAAAAAAATAGCTTTGAGTTTTGATGTAGCATGGGGAACTGATAATATGGATGATATTTTAAAAATTTTAGATAAACATAATGTAAAAGCTACCTTTTTTCTAGTTGGTAGTTGGGTGGATGATAATGAAGAAATTGTAAAAGCTATAGATGAAAAAGGACATGAAATTGGAAATCATTCGAATACCCATGCCAATTTGAAAGAAATATCAAAAGAAGACATAACAAAAGAAATAGAAACTACATCAGAAAAAATATATAATATAACAGGGAAAAAGACTACTTTATTTAGACCTCCTTTTGGAGATGTAAACAATAAAGCTATGGACATTTGTAGTGATTTAGGTTATAAAGTAATTAAGTGGGATGTAGATTCGATAGACTGGAAGGAGCTTGGTCCAAATCACGTAATTGAAAAAGTAATAAAAGAATCTGAACCTGGCTCAATAGTCTTATTTCATGCTAATATAAACGATGTAGATAACTATTTGGATACTATAATAAGTCGACTAAAAAAAGATGGATACAGTCTAGTAAAAATGTCCGACTTATTGTATAAAGATAATTACATAGTTGATTCCAAAGGAGTGCAGAAACTTAAGAATTAG
- a CDS encoding alpha/beta-type small acid-soluble spore protein: MSNSNRTVVPEAKAALNQMKLEIANEIGLSNYENIDKGNLTARENGYVGGYMTKKLVEMAERQMAGK, encoded by the coding sequence ATGTCAAATTCAAACAGAACAGTAGTTCCAGAAGCAAAAGCTGCTTTAAACCAAATGAAATTAGAAATAGCTAATGAAATAGGTTTATCTAACTATGAAAACATAGACAAAGGTAACTTAACAGCTAGAGAAAATGGATATGTTGGTGGATATATGACTAAGAAATTAGTTGAAATGGCTGAAAGACAAATGGCTGGAAAATAA
- a CDS encoding bifunctional folylpolyglutamate synthase/dihydrofolate synthase — MKYEEALEYISQTNKFGIRLGLENIGKLLELLGNPQETLNIIHVAGTNGKGSVCSFVSNILRECGYKVGLYTSPYLETFTERIRVNGQNIPQDDVARIIDLIKEKIEIMVREGYTYPTEFEVVTAMAFYYYSEQKVDFVALEVGLGGRYDATNIITKSLVSVIVSISLDHTGILGDTIEKIAYEKAGIIKENGVVLVYDQTDEAKDVIKSVCEEKKAKYIEVNFDDLNIKKSDINSQIYDCTVMKEIYRDLEIKLIGEHQINNSILAISVIKYLKDINKLANISEESIRKGLITTKWPGRIEKIKENPIFIIDGAHNEDGAKSLAKALNKNFKDRKLTLLIGMLEDKDIDSVLEILLPHFNKVITTTPNNPRAINSDTLREKVLKYVDDVTSKHEIEDAVNYTLETSSKDDVIISAGSLYMIGAVRTLVNKL; from the coding sequence ATGAAATATGAAGAAGCATTAGAGTACATATCACAAACTAATAAATTTGGTATAAGATTAGGTCTAGAGAATATCGGAAAATTATTAGAATTATTAGGAAATCCACAAGAAACTTTAAATATAATACATGTAGCTGGAACTAATGGAAAAGGTTCTGTGTGTTCTTTTGTTTCTAATATACTAAGAGAGTGTGGATATAAAGTTGGTTTATATACATCTCCATATTTAGAAACTTTTACTGAGCGTATAAGAGTAAATGGACAAAATATACCACAAGATGATGTTGCTAGGATAATTGATTTAATAAAAGAAAAAATAGAGATTATGGTAAGAGAAGGCTATACATATCCAACAGAGTTTGAAGTAGTTACTGCAATGGCATTTTATTACTATTCAGAACAAAAGGTAGACTTTGTGGCTTTAGAAGTTGGTTTAGGTGGCAGATATGATGCTACAAATATAATAACAAAATCACTTGTAAGTGTGATAGTATCTATAAGCTTGGACCATACAGGTATACTTGGAGATACAATAGAAAAAATAGCATATGAAAAGGCGGGAATAATAAAGGAAAATGGAGTAGTACTAGTATATGACCAGACTGATGAAGCAAAAGATGTTATAAAATCAGTTTGTGAGGAGAAAAAAGCTAAATATATAGAAGTTAATTTTGATGATTTAAATATAAAAAAATCAGATATAAATTCTCAAATATACGATTGTACTGTAATGAAAGAAATTTATAGAGACCTTGAAATAAAGTTGATAGGTGAACATCAAATAAACAATTCTATATTGGCAATTAGCGTAATAAAATATCTAAAAGATATAAATAAATTAGCAAATATAAGTGAAGAATCTATAAGAAAAGGACTTATAACTACTAAATGGCCAGGAAGAATAGAAAAGATAAAAGAAAATCCAATTTTTATAATAGATGGTGCACATAATGAAGATGGAGCAAAATCTTTAGCAAAAGCACTTAATAAAAATTTTAAAGATAGAAAATTGACATTATTAATAGGTATGTTAGAAGATAAGGACATTGATAGTGTTTTAGAGATATTGTTGCCACATTTTAATAAGGTAATAACAACAACACCAAATAACCCAAGAGCCATAAATTCAGATACATTAAGAGAAAAAGTATTAAAATATGTGGATGATGTAACATCAAAACATGAGATAGAAGATGCAGTAAATTATACATTAGAAACATCAAGTAAAGATGATGTTATAATAAGTGCAGGTTCATTATATATGATTGGTGCAGTAAGAACTTTAGTAAATAAATTATAA
- a CDS encoding cell surface protein: MKVKIKKSSIISLAIAFSMVFATFTPIVSYAAEMKDKDVVLDGEKPSEGQTPEGEQPSEGQTPEGEQPSEGQTPEGEQPSEGQTPEGEQPSEGQTPEGEQPSEGQTPEGEQSSEGQTPEGEQPSEGQTPEGQQPLEEQTPEEELVVEEMNLKQNIEKILDMTLSQITKIVYNFWEDEESVKTDEQSEINEVLTSKDGNISLWDDKNSKVKNSCLLKETDGSNRPYFDIRFDNITKTLTFDYVIEGLIGASRKDGKYVIEGEDGDQTAFCYNNNLKAPTSDSKSPYLPAEDFNGQENKNEDAIKSILYAGSEFDGFGYKQQFNLGGKEHEFMTHSATQDAIWIMLGQRNEQERLKLYQTNINSYDRYIANAKTEEEKAKYQKQKEILINTKAYLEALLDAGRKELKPNDTGKPSLSNSSTDIKFDKNQDGTYETEAVALVGYSGVVKLKLPDGVTAYDENGNVIGTGEVEISTQKKFKLKSINKPDVKANISAVSYDYIFPKAIQYFKAVFDLGGKDHSSLLPASKQNLLSYTIDQKNGEEVNFSIGVPTDGEPDVNPPVPPSGGGDSNGHKPSPPTDDTVINPPVPPADDTVINPPVPPTDDNVINPPVPPTDDTVVNPPVPPTDDTVINPPVPPTDDTVVKSPKTGDETQIMSYLFIGIIAICGLGYHCKRVKN, translated from the coding sequence TTGAAAGTAAAAATTAAAAAATCAAGCATAATTAGTTTAGCCATCGCTTTTAGTATGGTATTTGCTACGTTTACGCCAATAGTATCTTACGCTGCTGAAATGAAGGATAAAGATGTAGTTCTTGATGGTGAGAAGCCATCAGAGGGACAAACTCCAGAAGGAGAACAACCATCAGAGGGACAAACTCCAGAAGGAGAACAACCATCAGAGGGACAAACTCCAGAAGGAGAGCAACCATCAGAGGGACAAACTCCAGAAGGAGAGCAACCATCAGAGGGACAAACTCCAGAAGGGGAACAACCATCAGAGGGACAAACTCCAGAAGGGGAACAATCATCAGAGGGACAAACTCCGGAAGGGGAACAACCATCAGAGGGGCAAACTCCAGAGGGACAACAGCCTTTAGAAGAACAAACTCCAGAAGAAGAATTAGTAGTAGAAGAAATGAACTTAAAGCAAAATATTGAGAAAATTCTTGATATGACTTTATCTCAGATAACTAAAATTGTATATAATTTTTGGGAAGATGAAGAATCTGTAAAAACAGATGAACAATCAGAAATTAATGAGGTACTTACTTCAAAAGATGGAAATATTAGCCTTTGGGATGATAAAAATTCAAAAGTAAAGAATAGTTGTTTATTAAAAGAAACAGATGGTTCAAATAGACCTTATTTTGATATAAGATTTGATAATATTACAAAAACCTTAACTTTTGATTATGTAATAGAAGGTCTTATAGGTGCAAGCCGTAAGGATGGTAAATATGTTATAGAAGGTGAAGATGGAGACCAAACTGCATTTTGTTATAATAATAATCTAAAAGCTCCAACCAGTGATAGTAAGAGTCCATATTTACCAGCAGAAGATTTTAATGGTCAAGAAAATAAAAATGAAGATGCAATTAAATCTATACTATATGCAGGTTCTGAGTTTGATGGATTTGGATATAAGCAACAATTTAATTTAGGTGGAAAAGAACATGAATTTATGACTCATTCTGCTACTCAAGATGCAATTTGGATTATGCTTGGACAAAGGAATGAGCAAGAAAGACTTAAGCTATATCAAACTAATATAAATAGTTATGATAGATATATAGCTAATGCAAAAACAGAGGAAGAAAAAGCTAAATATCAAAAACAGAAAGAAATATTAATAAATACAAAAGCTTATTTAGAAGCATTATTAGACGCAGGTCGTAAAGAATTAAAGCCAAATGATACAGGAAAACCTAGTCTGAGCAATTCTTCAACTGATATTAAATTTGACAAAAACCAAGATGGTACTTACGAAACAGAAGCTGTGGCTCTAGTGGGCTATAGTGGTGTAGTTAAGTTAAAATTGCCAGACGGAGTAACTGCTTATGATGAAAATGGAAATGTAATAGGTACAGGCGAAGTAGAAATTTCAACACAAAAAAAGTTTAAACTTAAGAGTATTAATAAGCCCGATGTAAAAGCTAATATATCTGCTGTATCTTATGATTATATTTTCCCAAAAGCTATTCAATATTTTAAGGCAGTTTTTGATTTGGGAGGTAAAGACCATTCATCTTTATTACCAGCTAGTAAGCAAAATTTATTGAGTTATACAATAGATCAAAAGAATGGTGAAGAAGTTAATTTCAGTATAGGTGTACCAACTGATGGAGAACCAGATGTAAATCCACCAGTGCCACCATCAGGAGGAGGAGACTCAAATGGACATAAGCCATCACCACCAACAGATGACACAGTGATAAATCCACCAGTGCCACCAGCAGATGATACTGTGATAAATCCACCAGTGCCACCAACAGATGATAATGTGATAAATCCACCAGTGCCACCAACAGATGATACTGTGGTAAATCCACCAGTACCACCAACAGATGATACTGTAATAAACCCACCAGTACCACCAACAGATGATACTGTGGTAAAATCACCAAAAACAGGTGACGAAACTCAAATAATGTCATATCTATTTATTGGCATAATTGCAATTTGTGGATTAGGGTATCATTGTAAAAGAGTAAAAAATTAA